The following coding sequences lie in one Anaerolineae bacterium genomic window:
- a CDS encoding response regulator, which yields MANEQKDRILVVDDNKLKLVQDKLGAAGFEVFTAESAEQASAILPSVKPDLIVLDVMMPGMDGYEFCRRLKSAPETSPIPVIMLTARGDISEKVRGFEAGADDYIVKPFDPTELALRIRALLTRVRSARGLAPAPSPAGHIFSVFSLRGGSGKTSLAVNLALALVQLWSAEVALVDLALEADHDAMMLDLRPKYTWANLAEKEQAEIDEDVV from the coding sequence ATGGCCAACGAACAAAAGGACAGGATCCTAGTCGTTGACGATAACAAGCTGAAGCTCGTGCAGGATAAGCTGGGAGCCGCCGGCTTCGAGGTCTTCACCGCCGAAAGCGCCGAACAGGCCAGCGCCATCCTCCCGTCCGTCAAGCCCGACCTCATCGTCCTGGATGTCATGATGCCGGGCATGGACGGCTATGAGTTCTGCCGCCGGCTGAAATCCGCCCCTGAAACCTCCCCCATCCCCGTCATCATGCTCACGGCGCGCGGCGACATCAGCGAAAAGGTGCGCGGCTTCGAGGCCGGCGCGGACGACTACATCGTGAAGCCCTTCGATCCCACCGAGCTGGCCCTGCGCATCCGCGCCCTGCTCACCCGGGTGCGGTCCGCGCGCGGCCTGGCGCCGGCCCCCTCCCCCGCCGGCCACATCTTCAGCGTCTTCTCCCTGCGCGGCGGCTCGGGCAAGACCAGCCTGGCGGTGAACCTGGCCCTGGCCCTTGTCCAGCTCTGGAGCGCCGAGGTCGCTCTGGTGGACCTGGCGCTCGAGGCAGATCATGACGCCATGATGCTCGACCTGCGCCCCAAATACACCTGGGCGAATCTGGCGGAGAAAGAGCAGGCCGAAATTGACGAGGACGTGGTGC